The window AGGCGGCCATCCAATGAACCCACTCGGCGTGCGTGCGCTTTACCTGGGCTCGAGCACCTATCGCATTCACGGCACCGACGCGCCGTGGACGATCGGCACCGAGGCCTCGAAGGGCTGCATCCGCATGTACAATAAGGACGTGCTGGATCTCTATCCGCAGGTGACGATCGGCACCAAGGTGACGGTGACGTGGGAGAGCTTTGGAGACGGCTCCGGCGACTTCCTGTCATCCAGCGAGCAGCCCCGGCCCACGCGGGCGCGCCTGCGCGCGATGCAGCGCGGCGACTTGCCGACCCAGGCCGCCGATCGCTGGTGAATCCATGAGCCTTGAACGACGCGCCGGGTCTGCCGGCATTACCGCATTGCTTGTTCTCACGAGCCTATTCGTGACGCGCCAGGCCGCTTCACACGACGCGCACAAGCACGGTGGCCCCGCCGCCAAGTTCTTCGCGGCGGGCGAGCCCGGCACACCCGATGCGGCGTATCGCACGATCGAGATCGTGATGAACGACGCAAGCGGCGAAATGGCGTTCTCGCCGAACACTCTCGAGGTGAAGCGCGGCGAGCAGGTCAGGTTCGTGTTGCAGAACGCCGGCGCCGTCGACCATGAGTTCCTCATCGATACGGCGGCGAACAATGCCCACCACAAGGCGGAGATGGCGGAGAACCCCGACATGCGGCACGCCGAACCCAACGGGCGACGCCTTGCACCAGGAACGACCAGCGAGCTGATCTGGCGCTTCACCAAACCCGGCAGCTTCGAGATCGCCTGCCTCATTCCCGGCCACTACGAGGCGGGCATGAAGGGCGTCCTCGTGGTGCGGTAATACCGCTACCGTGCATCCTCAGAAATTCGTCGACAGCTCGAGCGTACCGTAGGTGCCGGCGCCGCCGGCCGGGCCTGCCTGCCCGTCGCCGCTGACGAACTGGTGGCCGCCGAGCACAGTCACCGACAGCGGCACGTCCTTGGCGAGATCGAAGGCGTAGGTGCCGTAGACGCCGAGGCGCTGCCCGTTGTAACCCGTGGTGCCGTCGACCTCGGCCGCGGGGCCGAGGCTGAGCTTTTCGGTCAGGCGCGCCCCAACGCGGAGCTCCGCATAGTAGGTCTCGAACGCCGTCGAGTACTCGCTGACGAGGCTCGCCTCAATGGGCTGCTTGTCGTCCTGGAAATAGTAGTGGCCTTCCACCTTGAGGCCGGCGACGGTGCCGCGCACGGGGTTGGTCGGGTCGTTGGGGCTGAGTTGCGAGTCCTGAAAGTCGACACCGACGAAGCCGCCGAAGGTCTCCGACCCGCGCACGAATTGGTAGCCCGGCATCACGTCCACCTGCCAGAGCGTGCCGTCGATGGTGGCGCCGGCGGGGTCGGCGTAGTCGTAGACCGCGACGCTGCCGTAGAGGCGCACCAGAAAGCCGGACTTCGCCATGTCGCGGTTCACCGCCACGATCGCTTCCTTGTACCAGTAGAGCGACTGCGGCGCGGTGTCGAAGCCGGCGTCGACCTCGTAGGCCTGCGGCCTGTCGCCGGCGCGCGCGGCGCAAGACACGCTCAGCAGCGCGGCACACGCGATGACCGCGCGTACAAAACCCCGGGTTGGACTGGTGACGTGCATGTTGGCCGCCGCGCCAAAGCTGCGTCGCACCCGCCATGCCTACCCGATTCGGCCGGTCGCCGCGCTTGCGCTGTCCTACGGGTCGCGTGCGTCAGCCGCCCTTGATCTCGTGGTACTTGTCGCGCGCCTTCTCGAACTTGCTCTCGAACAGCCACATGGAATCGAGGATCTCGCGGAAGTTCGCCGACTTGCGCGCCCGGTCTGCCTTGCCGAAGGCGAACATGGCGTTGTTGCGCAGATAGCCCATGATCTTCGGGTCGGTGACGCGATATTTCTCGAAGTTACCCGAGGCGAGCGCCGCGCGCGTCGGCGATGGGATTATCTGGATGAGCTGAAAGAACTTCATCTGATCGACCTCGTCGGGTAGCACCTGCATGATCTCGGGAAGCTGCGCGAAGAGATCGCCGTGCGCGTTCATCAGGCCGTTGCGCACCGCCGTCCAGTGATTGTAGCGCTGGTCGATGCCGCGGGCCCGCGCCTCCTCCTGGGCGTCGCGTTTGGCGACGTCGGGCGCGACCTGGGCAATCTTCGGCTTCAGCCCCGCCCACCTGGCGCGGCCCTTGCGATCCTCGGCGGGTCCGGTCTGCAGGCTGCCCTTGTAGGTGTTGGAGCGCCCGTTGCCGATGTTCTGGTTGCCGTTGGTCTCGGCGTAGAAGATGCCGAGACTGATGCGGCCGGCCGCTTCGGCGGTCTTGTCGTCGAGCCCATGCGCGCGCGCGATCGCCGTGCCGATGGCGGCGACGTCCTCGAACGGCGTTGCCGAAGCCTGCGCGAACGACGGCGGCGCCTGCATCACCTTGAAGAGCGCGGCGTACTCCTCGATGAGCGGCTCGATGTCGGCGTCGAAGTAAGCCGGCGGCACCTTGAACTTGTTGGGCCGGCCGATCAGCTCCGGCTTCACGTCGGTCAGATCCTTGTAGGTGCCGATGACTTTGACGCGCGTGAGGTACAGCGCCTGTCCCGGCAGGTTCGGCAGCTTCTTTTTGCCGTCGATCTGCGCGCGGCGCTCGGCGAGCGCCTTCTTGAAGTCGGCGAGCGCCTGGTCATAGGCGGCCTGCGCCTCGGCCTGCTCCTGGGCGATGGCGTCCGCCTGTGCCAGCGCGGGTGGGGCGGAGGCGAGCGATACGGCGATGGCGGTGACGACGGCAGCGAGCGCCAATGCGCCGAGCTGGGATGCGCCCCTGGCGCGTGAATTTGCGATCATCATGCCGGCTACATGCCTCGGGTCAGCGTCGAGGCCAAGGTTAATTTCAGCCCGCGGCGACGCCGCGGCGAAACAGCAGCGAGAAATTGTTGGCGGGCATTGGGACAACGGCGGGTGCGGCGAAGCGCGCCTCGGCGGCCAGCGCCGCGACGGCCTCCATGTCGCGCACGCCCCAGAGGGGGTTGCGGCGGCGCAGATCGGCATCGAACGCCGCGTTGCTCGGCGCCGTGTGCTGGCCGTTGCAGCGATACGGGCCGTAGAGAAACAGAAGACCGCCAGGCGGCAGCAGGCGCGCGGCGCCGCGGACGAGCCCGGCTGTCGCCGCCCACGGCGAAATGTGGATCATGTTGATGCAGAGGACGGCGTTGGCGTGCGTGACGGGCCAATCGTCCGCCGCGGCGTCGAGGGCGAGCGCCGGCTTCACGTTGGCGAGACCGGATCGCGCCGCCCATGCGTCGATGCTGGCGCGAGCTGCCGCATCCGGATCGGTCGGCTGGAAGTGCACCGTCGGCATCGAGAGGCGCGCGAAGTGAATGCTGTGCTCGCCTGAGCCGGCAGCGATCTCCAGCACTAGACCGCGCGTCGGCAGCTCGGGCGCGAGGACAGTCCAAATGGGATCACGGTTGCGCGCCGTCGCCGGCGCGAAGAGGCGGGGATCGTCGATCATCCGCCTTACCTAGGCTCGGTGCTCACCTTCGCCAATCGTCCTGACATGGTCCTGCTGCATCGCAATATTCGTTCCGACATAATTCTTTAGGCGGTACCTTCACAGCATTGAACGATCCGCGCCAATACTTAGATCATCTGTATAGATGCGGGCAGGACTTGAACCTCCCGCAATGTCGACCAATGGAGGTTGGCAATGTCACTACTCGAAAGGCTCTCCGCGTATTGGCAGGACACGCTGAATTTCCTGCTCGGCGTAGGGCTATTCTTCTCACCGTGGCTCTTCGGCTTCGGAACAGAGCAGCTCGCTGTGCTTAATGCTTATGTGGTCGGCGGCATCATTGCCGTGATGGCGCTGATGGCGCTGTTCGCCTTCCAAACCTGGGAGGACGTGGTCAGCGGCCTATTGGGCGCCTGGCTCGTGATCTCACCCTGGGTGTTGGGTTTTACTGGATCGGACGCCGCTGTACTCACGCACGTGTTGGCCGGCATTGTCGTGATTGTGCTCGCGATCTGGTCGACCAACGAGCATGGTGCAGGTCATCTGACGGTCTGACTCCTAGCCGGACTGGCCAGTGATGCCGGATAGGCGGCATGACGAGCGTTGATCGCGCTCGCCATGCGCGCCTATTGGCAAGCTCGCACTCAGAGCTGCGGCGCGAGCGAGCTGTCAGGGGAGGTCATTAGGCGATGATCCAAGAGATGATCCAAGCGACGAAGGGA of the Hyphomicrobium album genome contains:
- the bcsS gene encoding cellulose biosynthesis protein BcsS is translated as MHVTSPTRGFVRAVIACAALLSVSCAARAGDRPQAYEVDAGFDTAPQSLYWYKEAIVAVNRDMAKSGFLVRLYGSVAVYDYADPAGATIDGTLWQVDVMPGYQFVRGSETFGGFVGVDFQDSQLSPNDPTNPVRGTVAGLKVEGHYYFQDDKQPIEASLVSEYSTAFETYYAELRVGARLTEKLSLGPAAEVDGTTGYNGQRLGVYGTYAFDLAKDVPLSVTVLGGHQFVSGDGQAGPAGGAGTYGTLELSTNF
- a CDS encoding cupredoxin domain-containing protein, with protein sequence MSLERRAGSAGITALLVLTSLFVTRQAASHDAHKHGGPAAKFFAAGEPGTPDAAYRTIEIVMNDASGEMAFSPNTLEVKRGEQVRFVLQNAGAVDHEFLIDTAANNAHHKAEMAENPDMRHAEPNGRRLAPGTTSELIWRFTKPGSFEIACLIPGHYEAGMKGVLVVR
- a CDS encoding DUF938 domain-containing protein, with product MIDDPRLFAPATARNRDPIWTVLAPELPTRGLVLEIAAGSGEHSIHFARLSMPTVHFQPTDPDAAARASIDAWAARSGLANVKPALALDAAADDWPVTHANAVLCINMIHISPWAATAGLVRGAARLLPPGGLLFLYGPYRCNGQHTAPSNAAFDADLRRRNPLWGVRDMEAVAALAAEARFAAPAVVPMPANNFSLLFRRGVAAG
- a CDS encoding SPW repeat protein, coding for MSLLERLSAYWQDTLNFLLGVGLFFSPWLFGFGTEQLAVLNAYVVGGIIAVMALMALFAFQTWEDVVSGLLGAWLVISPWVLGFTGSDAAVLTHVLAGIVVIVLAIWSTNEHGAGHLTV